The Pseudomonas pergaminensis nucleotide sequence GGCCCGTTGACCTCAAGCTTGCTGCCCAACGGGAAAGTCACCCCGTAGTTCAGGCTGCAGAACGCCTGGATCTCCTCCTCGGTCCCCGGCTCCTGGCCTGCAAACTGGTTGCACGGCAGGCCGAGCACGGTAAAGCCCTGGTCCTTGTACTGCTGGTAGAGGTTTTCGAGCGCGGCGTATTGCGGGGTCAAGCCACATTTGGAGGCCACGTTGACCACCAGCACAACTTGCCCCTTAAAGGGCGCCAGCGGCAGCTCTTGTCCGTCCAAAGCTTTGAGTTTCAGGTCGTGGAAAGCACTCATGACGAACTCCAGATATCCCATGTTCTTCGCATTGCGGTGCTTCGAGATTACAACCCGCAAGCCTGCAATCATAGACGCCGATTGCAAAACTCGCCTGCGAGTTACTGAGCGGTCGGCCAGGGCAAAATCGGAATGGCCGTGACGGCATTCTGCGGGCTGCCTTCGATCAGGCGGTCGCTGTAGACCAGGTACACCAGGGTATTGCGCTTCTTGTCGAGGAAGCGCACCACCTGCATGGTCTTGAACACCAGCGAGGTGCGCTCCTTGAACACTTCGTCGCCGTCCTTGAGCTCACCCTTGAAGCGGATCGGGCCCACCTGACGGCAGGCGATCGACGCTTCGGCACGGTCTTCGGCCAGGCCCAGGCCACCTTTCACGCCGCCAGTCTTGGCGCGCGACAGGTAGCAGGTCACGCCGTCGACCTTGGGGTCGTCAAAGGCTTCAACAACGATTCGGTCGTTGGGGCCGACAAACTTGAACACCGTCGACACCTGACCGATTTCCTCGGCCGAGGCCAACAACGGCATGGCCAGCAGCAGGCCGAGCAATCCCTTCATGACACGCATTGTGTATTCCTTTGGTTAGACCAGGATCAGGTTATCGCGGTGAACCAGCTCCGGTTCGGCCATGTAACCCAAGAGTCCGACAATCGCATCGGACGATTGTCCAATGATTTTCTGTGCTTCGAGGGCGCTGTAGTTAGCCAGGCCACGGGCGATCTCACGACCGTCCGGCGCTACGCACACCACCATCTCGCCACGGCGGAAACTGCCCTGCACCAGCTTGACGCCCACCGGCAGCAGGCTCTTGTTGCCTTGGGACAATGCCGACACCGCACCCTCGTCCAGCACCAGCGTGCCACGGGTTTGCAGATGACCGGCCAGCCACTGTTTGCGCGCCGCAAGCATGCCGCGTTCCGGCGACAGCAGCGTGCCGATGCGTTCACCGGCCTTGAGGCGGTCCAGCACGCGCTCAAGGCGCCCGCCGACGATGATGGTGTGCGCGCCGGAACGTGCGGCCAGGCGCGCTGCACGCAGTTTGGTCTGCATGCCGCCACGGCCCAGGGCACCGCCGACGCTGCCGGCCACAGCGTCCAGCGCCGGGTCATCGGCACGAGCCTCATAAATAAGCTGGGCATCGGGGTTGTTACGCGGGTCGGCGTCGAACATACCGTCACGGTCGGTGAGGATCACCAACAGGTCGGCTTCCACCAGGTTGGCAACCAGGGCGGCCAGGGTGTCGTTGTCGCCGAAGCGGATTTCGTCGGTGACCACGGTGT carries:
- the proB gene encoding glutamate 5-kinase; amino-acid sequence: MRSKVTGAQRWVVKIGSALLTADGKGLDRAAMSVWVEQMVALHEAGVELVLVSSGAVAAGMSRLGWTARPSAMHELQAAAAIGQMGLVQAWESSFAEHGRHTAQILLTHDDLSDRKRYLNARSTLRALVELKVIPVINENDTVVTDEIRFGDNDTLAALVANLVEADLLVILTDRDGMFDADPRNNPDAQLIYEARADDPALDAVAGSVGGALGRGGMQTKLRAARLAARSGAHTIIVGGRLERVLDRLKAGERIGTLLSPERGMLAARKQWLAGHLQTRGTLVLDEGAVSALSQGNKSLLPVGVKLVQGSFRRGEMVVCVAPDGREIARGLANYSALEAQKIIGQSSDAIVGLLGYMAEPELVHRDNLILV
- a CDS encoding glutathione peroxidase; this translates as MSAFHDLKLKALDGQELPLAPFKGQVVLVVNVASKCGLTPQYAALENLYQQYKDQGFTVLGLPCNQFAGQEPGTEEEIQAFCSLNYGVTFPLGSKLEVNGPDRHQLYRLLAGEGAEFPGDITWNFEKFLLGKDGRVLARFSPRTAPDDPTIVQAIEKALA
- a CDS encoding CreA family protein; the encoded protein is MRVMKGLLGLLLAMPLLASAEEIGQVSTVFKFVGPNDRIVVEAFDDPKVDGVTCYLSRAKTGGVKGGLGLAEDRAEASIACRQVGPIRFKGELKDGDEVFKERTSLVFKTMQVVRFLDKKRNTLVYLVYSDRLIEGSPQNAVTAIPILPWPTAQ